The Thunnus albacares chromosome 11, fThuAlb1.1, whole genome shotgun sequence genome contains a region encoding:
- the olig2 gene encoding oligodendrocyte transcription factor 2, translating into MDSDTSRVSSRPSSPEVDDIFMSTLKKSVHGFSGAVSSTQSDSPSEIPGLRGLSGSDEESLALRMSKKDRKLLSENELQSIRLKINSRERKRMHDLNVAMDGLREVMPYAHGPSVRKLSKIATLLLARNYILMLSNSLEEMKRLVSEIYGSSGHHGGFHPSACGTMTHAGPVPGHPAASHASHPAVHHPLLPPAVSTASLSAPGISAVTSVRPHHGLLKAPTAGAGPLGSSFQHWGVGTGMPCPCSMCQVPPPHVSSMSAVTMPRLTSDSK; encoded by the coding sequence ATGGACTCAGATACGAGCCGCGTGTCGAGCAGACCGTCTTCTCCCGAGGTCGATGACATCTTCATGTCCACCCTGAAGAAGTCCGTACACGGCTTCTCCGGGGCCGTGTCCTCCACACAGAGCGACTCTCCGTCGGAGATCCCCGGCCTGCGCGGCCTCTCCGGCAGCGACGAGGAGTCATTGGCCCTCCGGATGTCCAAGAAAGACCGTAAACTGCTGTCAGAGAACGAGCTGCAGTCGATCCGCCTCAAGATCAACAGCCGCGAGAGGAAACGGATGCACGACCTCAACGTGGCCATGGACGGGCTCCGGGAGGTCATGCCCTACGCGCACGGACCGTCGGTGCGCAAACTCTCCAAAATCGCCACCCTGCTGCTGGCTAGAAACTACATCCTGATGCTGAGTAACTCACTGGAGGAGATGAAGCGGCTGGTCAGTGAAATCTACGGCAGCAGCGGCCACCACGGCGGCTTCCACCCGTCAGCCTGTGGGACTATGACACACGCGGGACCCGTGCCGGGACACCCGGCAGCTTCCCACGCCTCACACCCGGCGGTGCACCACCCGCTCCTCCCGCCGGCCGTCTCCACCGCCTCTCTGTCCGCGCCCGGCATCTCCGCCGTCACCTCGGTCAGACCCCATCACGGACTCCTCAAAGCCCCCACGGCCGGTGCAGGGCCGCTAGGCAGCAGTTTCCAGCACTGGGGCGTTGGCACCGGGATGCCCTGTCCGTGCAGCATGTGCCAAGTCCCGCCTCCGCATGTGTCCAGCATGAGCGCCGTCACCATGCCGAGGCTGACCAGCGACTCCAAGTGA